In Gordonia iterans, the following proteins share a genomic window:
- a CDS encoding oxygenase MpaB family protein: protein MELVISPARQRLRDRVKRCTGFDLLPGHDVQAAYLAGHTAGDPVAERFVAETYHGEMGPERARDLLDEALRVGIDGVPDAPASMRALFQEFETVPDWVDPELVERGAAVWRRWGYSLGAVGNAGTMDTYTEGSLAVPLSLSGGYAGASALHRYLETTRWWLEVCKPGAVLTPGSRAREVSLKVRVMHVSVRARVAEHPEWNATAHGLPISQSEMMLTLLGGSVGPALGLYSLGFFTSPAEMRAVLHFNRYLGHLVGCRVDRMYPETVGDGVRLLYYFDATRKDDSGPLGPELVEAFVPSFAPGDDVRGLDRIRAQYHLHLQAGYTRLFMLPWNRRRYRLPSGIPGVLLLVGRAPLIVLVELLRRVSPGVDRRWQESSYRRWSRWHAWHLGQREERFDAGRRLRR, encoded by the coding sequence ATGGAACTCGTGATCAGCCCGGCGCGGCAGCGGCTGCGGGACAGGGTCAAGCGCTGCACCGGCTTCGACCTGCTCCCCGGCCACGACGTGCAGGCGGCCTACCTCGCCGGACACACCGCGGGTGATCCGGTGGCCGAACGCTTCGTCGCCGAGACCTACCACGGGGAGATGGGGCCCGAACGGGCCCGGGACCTGCTCGACGAGGCGCTGCGCGTCGGGATCGACGGGGTGCCCGACGCGCCGGCCTCGATGCGTGCGCTGTTCCAGGAGTTCGAGACCGTTCCGGACTGGGTGGACCCCGAACTGGTCGAGCGCGGCGCCGCGGTGTGGCGGCGCTGGGGCTACAGCCTCGGCGCAGTGGGCAACGCCGGGACCATGGACACCTACACCGAAGGCTCGCTCGCGGTGCCGCTTTCGCTGTCCGGCGGGTACGCCGGCGCCAGCGCGCTGCACCGCTACCTGGAGACCACGCGCTGGTGGTTGGAGGTCTGCAAGCCCGGCGCTGTGCTCACCCCCGGCTCGCGCGCCCGCGAGGTGTCCCTGAAGGTCCGGGTGATGCATGTGTCGGTGCGGGCACGAGTCGCCGAACACCCGGAGTGGAACGCGACTGCGCACGGCCTGCCGATCAGCCAGAGCGAGATGATGCTGACCCTGCTCGGCGGCAGCGTCGGTCCGGCGCTCGGGCTCTACTCGCTGGGCTTTTTCACCAGTCCTGCCGAGATGCGTGCGGTGCTGCACTTCAACAGGTATCTCGGGCACCTGGTGGGCTGTCGCGTCGACCGCATGTACCCGGAGACGGTCGGCGACGGGGTGCGCCTGCTCTACTACTTCGACGCCACTCGCAAGGATGATTCCGGGCCGCTGGGCCCGGAGCTGGTCGAGGCTTTCGTCCCGTCTTTCGCGCCCGGCGACGACGTCCGCGGCCTGGACCGGATCCGCGCGCAGTACCACCTGCACCTGCAGGCCGGGTACACGCGACTGTTCATGCTCCCGTGGAACCGGCGCAGATACCGGTTGCCCAGCGGAATCCCCGGTGTGCTGCTCCTGGTGGGCCGAGCACCGCTGATCGTGCTGGTAGAACTGCTGCGACGGGTGTCCCCCGGCGTCGACCGGCGCTGGCAGGAGTCGTCCTACCGGCGGTGGAGCCGTTGGCACGCATGGCACCTCGGTCAGCGCGAGGAGCGCTTCGATGCGGGGCGCCGGCTGCGCCGCTGA
- a CDS encoding hemolysin family protein, with amino-acid sequence MVSASLTLLLGIVLTILIIAVGGYFVAQEFAYMSVDRARLAARAEEGDAAAKRALAVTRRTSFMLSGAQLGITVTGLLVGYVAEPLIGASLGVLLGGVNVPPAVSISVGTVGALVLATVVQMIFGELYPKNLAIAAPEPLALGLSRSTLIYLALFGWLIKIFDVAANLLLKLLRVEPVHDVDSSASPDDLKRAVADSRDSGHLPADLAILIDRVLDFPDEDVEHAMKPRSQVDTVRRDCTLAELRERMSHAHSRYPVVDATGEPVGTVALIDLLRSREPDSAPVTTIMRKPVVVPTLMPLPDALEQMRADRAQLACAIDEYGGFAGILTTEDIAEELVGELTDEHDDGPAADVVAERERVWRMEGGMHLDEVERVVGHRLPTGDYETVAGLVIAVAGDFPEIGQRVRVDLPDDPADLVHHHPVRRRLEVETLAVDRHVPSELRVELVEADDAEPEKEVRR; translated from the coding sequence TTGGTCTCGGCGAGCCTGACGCTGCTTCTCGGCATCGTCCTCACGATTCTCATCATCGCGGTGGGCGGCTACTTCGTCGCCCAGGAGTTCGCGTACATGTCCGTCGACCGTGCGCGCCTCGCGGCTCGGGCCGAAGAAGGCGATGCCGCGGCGAAGCGGGCGCTGGCCGTGACGCGCCGGACGTCGTTCATGCTGTCGGGTGCGCAACTGGGCATCACGGTGACCGGTCTGCTGGTGGGCTACGTGGCCGAGCCGCTGATCGGCGCCTCACTGGGGGTCCTGCTCGGCGGGGTCAACGTGCCGCCGGCGGTGAGCATCTCGGTCGGAACGGTCGGCGCTCTGGTGCTGGCGACCGTCGTGCAGATGATCTTCGGCGAGCTGTATCCGAAGAACCTCGCCATCGCCGCCCCGGAACCGCTCGCCCTCGGACTGTCCCGGTCGACGCTGATCTACCTGGCGTTGTTCGGGTGGCTCATCAAGATCTTCGACGTGGCGGCCAATCTGCTGCTGAAGCTGCTGCGGGTGGAGCCGGTGCACGACGTCGACTCGAGCGCCTCGCCGGACGATCTGAAGCGCGCGGTCGCCGACTCGCGGGACAGCGGTCACCTGCCCGCGGACCTGGCGATCCTGATCGACCGGGTGCTCGACTTCCCGGACGAGGACGTCGAGCACGCGATGAAACCGCGTTCCCAGGTCGACACGGTGCGCCGGGACTGCACGCTCGCCGAGCTGCGTGAACGGATGTCGCACGCGCACAGCCGGTACCCGGTCGTGGACGCGACGGGCGAACCCGTCGGCACCGTGGCCCTGATCGACCTGCTGCGCAGCCGCGAGCCCGACAGCGCGCCGGTCACCACCATCATGCGCAAACCCGTGGTGGTGCCCACGCTGATGCCGCTGCCCGACGCGCTGGAGCAGATGCGCGCCGACCGTGCTCAGCTGGCCTGCGCCATCGACGAGTACGGAGGTTTCGCCGGGATCCTCACCACCGAGGACATCGCCGAAGAACTGGTCGGTGAGCTCACCGACGAGCACGACGACGGTCCCGCAGCGGACGTCGTCGCCGAACGCGAGCGCGTGTGGCGCATGGAGGGCGGCATGCATCTCGACGAGGTGGAACGGGTCGTCGGACACCGCCTCCCGACGGGTGACTACGAGACCGTCGCCGGGCTGGTGATCGCGGTCGCGGGCGACTTCCCGGAGATCGGGCAGCGCGTGCGGGTGGACCTTCCGGACGATCCGGCCGACCTGGTGCACCACCATCCGGTGCGGCGCCGGCTCGAGGTGGAGACGCTGGCGGTGGACAGACACGTCCCGAGCGAACTGCGCGTGGAGCTGGTCGAAGCGGACGACGCCGAGCCTGAGAAGGAGGTGCGACGATGA
- a CDS encoding NAD(P)-dependent oxidoreductase: MSKIVIIGGHGKVALLLAPILTARGDEVTSVVRSAEHAVDVAATGATPLLLDVENASAAELAAVVRGADALVFSAGAGGGNPARTYAVDRDAAIRTMQAAQEAGVRRYVMVSYLGAGPDHGVPEGDSFYAYAEAKAAADTALRAADLDWTILMPGRLTLDEPTGKIDPEAVRAADNPGTSRANVAEVAAAVLADPSTVGRDIPFTDGDVPIADALRR, translated from the coding sequence ATGTCGAAAATCGTGATCATCGGAGGCCACGGCAAGGTGGCACTCCTCCTGGCCCCGATCCTGACCGCCCGCGGCGACGAGGTGACCTCCGTCGTCCGCAGCGCCGAGCACGCCGTCGACGTGGCGGCCACCGGCGCGACGCCGCTCCTGCTCGACGTCGAGAACGCCTCGGCAGCCGAGTTGGCCGCCGTGGTCCGCGGCGCCGACGCGCTGGTGTTCTCGGCCGGTGCCGGCGGCGGGAACCCCGCGCGCACCTACGCCGTCGACCGGGACGCCGCGATCCGCACCATGCAGGCCGCGCAGGAGGCCGGAGTGCGGCGCTACGTGATGGTGTCGTATCTCGGCGCCGGACCCGATCACGGTGTGCCCGAGGGGGATTCGTTCTACGCGTACGCGGAGGCCAAGGCGGCGGCCGACACCGCTCTCCGCGCGGCCGACCTCGACTGGACCATCCTGATGCCCGGCCGGCTGACCCTCGACGAGCCGACGGGAAAGATCGACCCCGAAGCGGTCCGCGCCGCCGACAACCCCGGTACTTCGCGAGCGAACGTCGCCGAGGTGGCCGCCGCCGTCCTCGCCGACCCGTCCACCGTCGGCCGGGACATCCCTTTCACCGACGGCGACGTCCCGATCGCCGACGCCCTGCGCCGCTGA
- a CDS encoding CNNM domain-containing protein: MSSPAFVIIATVVLIVLSAFFVIIEFSLLAARPQRLEQQARTRRSARAALRGVNELTMMLAVAQLGITACTFALGAVTKPAVDSWLAPVLSGWGLPAWLADAAAFGLALLIVTFLHLVIGEMTPKSWAIAHPELAANLIGIPSRMLAWLLRPLLLWINRIANKLVAASGFVPADRQALGGQDIDTIRQVVEHSAAVGTLDDSFRTQLAQVLDLQGLRLAELLPSGPPRATAVPEAATVEQLRDVAAESGHLRVLVERSGAVPGVVHVRDVLTEPGDRPVTEVLREPFVLDAQTPAYEALTGMRTRGEPFAVVTRGGVFAGVVTSSDLLRRVLPHGAELRL; encoded by the coding sequence ATGAGCTCACCCGCCTTCGTGATCATCGCGACCGTCGTGCTCATCGTTCTGAGCGCGTTCTTCGTGATCATCGAGTTCTCCCTGCTCGCTGCGCGCCCGCAACGACTGGAGCAACAGGCCCGCACGCGCCGATCGGCGCGTGCGGCACTGCGCGGAGTCAACGAGCTGACCATGATGCTCGCGGTGGCCCAGCTGGGCATCACCGCCTGCACCTTCGCGCTGGGCGCGGTGACGAAACCTGCCGTCGACTCGTGGCTCGCACCGGTCCTCTCCGGCTGGGGGCTGCCCGCCTGGCTCGCCGACGCCGCGGCCTTCGGGCTGGCGCTGCTGATCGTTACCTTTCTGCATCTGGTGATCGGCGAGATGACGCCCAAATCGTGGGCCATCGCGCATCCGGAGCTCGCCGCCAACCTGATCGGCATCCCGTCGCGCATGCTGGCCTGGCTACTCCGTCCGCTGCTGCTGTGGATCAATCGCATCGCGAACAAGCTGGTGGCGGCCAGCGGCTTCGTACCCGCGGACCGGCAGGCGCTCGGCGGCCAGGACATCGACACCATCCGCCAGGTGGTGGAGCATTCGGCGGCGGTGGGAACGCTCGACGACTCGTTCCGGACCCAGCTCGCCCAGGTGCTCGACTTGCAGGGACTGCGGCTCGCCGAGCTGTTGCCGTCCGGCCCGCCGCGGGCGACCGCGGTGCCGGAGGCCGCGACCGTGGAACAGCTCCGTGACGTCGCGGCGGAGTCGGGGCACCTGCGGGTCCTGGTCGAGCGCTCGGGCGCGGTGCCCGGCGTGGTGCACGTCCGGGACGTGCTGACCGAACCCGGCGACCGGCCCGTGACGGAGGTCCTGCGCGAGCCCTTCGTACTGGATGCGCAGACGCCGGCCTACGAGGCGCTGACCGGTATGCGGACCCGCGGCGAGCCGTTCGCCGTCGTGACCCGAGGCGGCGTCTTCGCGGGTGTGGTGACGTCGTCGGACCTGCTGCGCCGGGTGCTTCCGCACGGCGCCGAGCTCAGGTTGTGA
- a CDS encoding cation-translocating P-type ATPase, with amino-acid sequence MPADAPIGDRRCMAFSGTFVTGGRATGVVVATGTRTELGAISELIAGPPVKTPLELLTARLEKWIGIAILAAVVFTFGAGLLGGYTVSEMFRTAVALSVASIPESLPIILTVAMSVGVARMAKRHAIVRTLPAVETLGSTTVIASDKTGTLTQNKLTVERVWTVDGPWVPGVPAGPAARAALRAGVLTNEAKRDESGVLHGDAVDVAMAEVALAAGAAADAERAEPPLAYTPYEPALRYSQAVRRDSTGRRTLYVKGQPDIIAGLCGRVATGTGTGTDEPAAVPMDSATVMAANDALAAEGLRVLAAAHRVLDDDEPVADPLPAPHDLVFLGLEGMTDPPREGVARAVADCRQAGIAVTMITGDQPATAEAIARRLGLDSAAAPVTGAEMAGLDDDQLADRLAETSVAARVSPHDKLRIVGALQARGEVVAVTGDGVNDAPALKAASIGVAMGRDGTDVAREAADVVLTDDDFVTIVDAVEQGRVTFSAIRKATFFLLSTAVAGVLALSVNVLLDQPLLFLPVQILWINLVTSGIQDVALALEPAEGDELKRKPRPRSEGVLSRTLWVRTFLTGAWMGALVLAVYGWALSEGSTVEHARTMALTTFVLFNFVQVGNARTEHRSLLTLSPLRNKLLVSTAVGSIVLLWAAMSWSVSTGLLGVTPLSLTDWVSCGLIALTVLVLVEADKLVRNRIRARRALTRAG; translated from the coding sequence GTGCCGGCGGATGCCCCGATCGGCGACCGCCGCTGTATGGCCTTCAGCGGAACCTTCGTGACCGGCGGCCGGGCCACCGGAGTGGTGGTGGCGACCGGCACCCGCACCGAACTCGGCGCCATCAGCGAGTTGATCGCAGGCCCGCCGGTCAAGACGCCCCTGGAACTGCTGACCGCCCGCCTGGAGAAGTGGATCGGCATCGCGATCCTGGCCGCGGTGGTCTTCACCTTCGGCGCCGGACTGCTGGGCGGATACACCGTGTCCGAGATGTTCCGGACGGCGGTGGCGTTGTCGGTGGCTTCGATCCCCGAATCGCTGCCCATCATCCTCACAGTGGCGATGAGCGTCGGCGTGGCGCGCATGGCGAAGCGGCATGCGATCGTGCGCACGCTGCCGGCCGTCGAGACCCTCGGCTCGACTACGGTGATCGCGTCGGACAAGACCGGAACGCTGACCCAGAACAAGCTGACCGTCGAACGGGTGTGGACCGTGGACGGACCCTGGGTGCCGGGCGTGCCGGCGGGTCCCGCCGCGCGCGCCGCACTCCGGGCCGGAGTCCTCACCAACGAGGCCAAGCGCGACGAATCCGGTGTGCTGCACGGGGATGCGGTGGATGTCGCCATGGCCGAAGTGGCTCTCGCCGCGGGTGCCGCGGCCGATGCCGAGCGCGCCGAGCCGCCGCTGGCTTACACCCCGTACGAGCCCGCGCTGCGGTACTCCCAGGCGGTGCGCCGGGACTCGACGGGTCGACGCACGCTCTACGTCAAAGGGCAGCCGGACATCATCGCGGGACTGTGCGGCCGAGTGGCCACCGGCACCGGCACCGGCACCGACGAACCGGCCGCCGTGCCGATGGACTCCGCCACCGTGATGGCGGCGAACGATGCACTGGCTGCCGAGGGACTCCGCGTCCTCGCCGCCGCACACCGCGTCCTCGACGACGACGAGCCCGTGGCCGATCCGCTGCCGGCACCGCACGATCTGGTGTTCCTCGGACTGGAGGGCATGACCGACCCGCCGCGCGAGGGCGTCGCCCGGGCCGTCGCCGACTGCCGCCAGGCGGGGATCGCGGTCACGATGATCACCGGGGACCAGCCCGCCACGGCCGAGGCGATCGCCCGCAGACTCGGCCTGGATTCGGCGGCGGCGCCGGTGACCGGGGCGGAGATGGCGGGCCTGGACGACGACCAGCTCGCCGACCGGCTGGCGGAGACCTCCGTCGCGGCTCGGGTCTCTCCGCACGACAAGCTGCGGATCGTCGGCGCCCTCCAGGCACGTGGCGAAGTGGTCGCGGTGACCGGCGACGGGGTGAACGACGCGCCCGCCCTCAAGGCCGCGTCGATCGGCGTCGCGATGGGACGGGACGGGACCGACGTCGCCCGCGAGGCCGCGGACGTGGTGCTGACCGACGACGACTTCGTGACCATCGTCGACGCGGTCGAGCAGGGCCGCGTCACCTTCTCCGCCATCCGGAAGGCCACGTTCTTTCTGCTGTCGACCGCGGTGGCCGGTGTGCTGGCGCTGTCGGTCAACGTGCTGCTCGACCAGCCGCTGCTGTTTCTTCCGGTGCAGATCCTGTGGATCAATCTGGTCACCAGCGGTATCCAGGATGTGGCGCTGGCATTGGAACCGGCCGAGGGCGACGAGCTGAAGCGGAAGCCGCGGCCGCGCAGCGAAGGGGTGCTGTCCCGCACGCTGTGGGTGCGGACCTTCCTGACCGGCGCGTGGATGGGCGCGCTGGTGCTGGCCGTCTACGGCTGGGCGCTGAGCGAGGGTTCGACCGTCGAGCACGCCCGTACCATGGCGCTGACGACGTTCGTGCTGTTCAACTTCGTTCAGGTCGGCAACGCGCGTACCGAGCACCGGTCGCTGCTGACGCTCAGTCCGCTGCGGAACAAGCTGCTGGTGAGCACCGCCGTCGGCTCGATCGTCCTGCTGTGGGCGGCGATGAGTTGGTCGGTGTCGACCGGTCTTCTCGGTGTGACACCGCTGAGCCTGACGGACTGGGTCTCCTGCGGGCTGATCGCGCTGACCGTGCTGGTGCTGGTGGAGGCGGACAAGCTCGTGCGGAACCGGATCCGGGCGCGCCGTGCGCTCACCCGCGCAGGATGA
- a CDS encoding P-type ATPase, whose translation MTPRGLDTARAEKLLGRWGPNALEAAATVPWWRILLRQSMSPLIAILLVAGIITSVQRHWVDAGAIFLVLALNASLGFWQERKAEREVRALASMSITTARVRRPGDDAVHRVPADRLVPGDVALLDSGDQVPADLRLLTVNGLQVDESMLTGESIAVAKDRRRCRRMPRSATAAVWPSAEPS comes from the coding sequence GTGACTCCGCGCGGACTCGACACCGCGCGCGCTGAGAAGCTGCTCGGACGGTGGGGGCCGAATGCCCTGGAAGCGGCGGCGACCGTACCGTGGTGGCGAATCCTGTTGCGGCAGTCGATGAGCCCGCTCATCGCGATCCTGTTGGTGGCCGGCATCATCACCTCTGTCCAGCGGCACTGGGTGGACGCGGGTGCGATCTTCCTGGTGCTCGCCCTCAACGCCTCGCTCGGGTTCTGGCAGGAACGCAAGGCCGAGCGGGAGGTCCGCGCCCTCGCGTCGATGTCGATCACCACGGCCCGGGTCCGCCGGCCCGGCGACGACGCCGTCCACCGGGTGCCCGCCGATCGGCTGGTCCCCGGCGATGTGGCGCTGCTCGACAGCGGCGATCAGGTGCCCGCGGATCTGCGCCTGCTGACGGTCAACGGCCTGCAGGTGGACGAGTCGATGCTGACCGGCGAATCGATCGCGGTCGCCAAGGACCGGCGCCGGTGCCGGCGGATGCCCCGATCGGCGACCGCCGCTGTATGGCCTTCAGCGGAACCTTCGTGA
- a CDS encoding alpha/beta fold hydrolase, with protein sequence MSDPGPAPTDLPDAARRIAAYGAITRMTGFDYLVELDGDELVVNDGDERLALHRDDGDLSGIVTADWASDSAAERVATEWIEDYVEQTQQFLVIRRHYIADLIADPFSEIHLERLADRFPNADIPAIEEFLSDVRAWLPDPPSATVAPEGARVPFTVESGGLTLTGDHWRPTGRADGRSPLLFLHGGGQTRHSWDRSAADLAARGREVYTLDLRGHGDSSWAADGDYELDAFTDDLLAVLRTLQITPVLVGASLGGITALNTVGRNPGIATALVMVDVVIHTEERGIDRIRAFMAAHQGGFATLDDVADAIVEYYPERRRTRNLDGLQKNVRQRADGRWYWHWDPRFLGDPSESHRATRPEILAEAAVDVTVPTLLVRGGRSDVVSDEGIARTLALIPHAQVADVAGAGHMVAGDDNQVFETAVVEFLDRHGL encoded by the coding sequence ATGAGCGATCCCGGACCGGCCCCGACCGATCTCCCCGACGCCGCCAGGAGAATCGCCGCGTACGGCGCGATTACCCGGATGACGGGCTTCGATTATCTCGTCGAGCTCGACGGCGACGAACTCGTCGTGAACGACGGCGACGAGCGGCTCGCCCTGCACCGGGACGACGGTGATCTCTCCGGGATCGTCACCGCGGACTGGGCCAGCGACAGCGCCGCCGAGCGCGTGGCGACCGAATGGATCGAGGACTACGTCGAGCAGACCCAGCAGTTCTTGGTGATCCGCCGCCACTACATCGCCGATCTGATCGCCGATCCGTTCTCCGAGATCCATCTGGAGCGGCTCGCCGACCGCTTCCCGAACGCCGACATTCCGGCGATCGAGGAGTTCCTCTCCGACGTGCGGGCCTGGCTGCCGGACCCACCGTCGGCGACAGTCGCTCCGGAGGGCGCTCGGGTGCCGTTCACCGTCGAAAGCGGCGGCCTGACGCTCACCGGCGACCATTGGCGGCCGACCGGCCGGGCCGACGGCCGCTCGCCCCTGCTGTTTCTGCACGGCGGGGGACAGACCCGGCATTCGTGGGACCGCTCGGCAGCCGATCTCGCCGCGCGCGGGCGCGAGGTCTACACCCTCGATCTGCGGGGGCACGGCGACTCGTCATGGGCCGCCGACGGCGACTACGAACTGGACGCGTTCACCGACGATCTGCTCGCCGTGCTGCGCACCCTGCAGATCACGCCGGTCCTCGTCGGCGCCTCGCTGGGCGGCATCACCGCGCTGAACACCGTCGGCCGCAACCCCGGAATCGCGACCGCGCTGGTGATGGTCGACGTGGTGATCCACACCGAGGAGCGCGGCATCGACCGCATCCGTGCGTTCATGGCCGCGCATCAGGGCGGTTTCGCCACGCTCGACGACGTCGCCGACGCCATCGTCGAGTACTACCCCGAGCGCAGACGCACCCGGAACCTGGACGGACTCCAGAAGAACGTCCGGCAGCGGGCGGACGGCCGCTGGTACTGGCACTGGGATCCGCGCTTCCTCGGCGACCCGAGCGAGTCGCATCGGGCGACCCGGCCGGAGATCCTGGCCGAGGCCGCCGTCGACGTCACGGTGCCGACGCTGCTGGTCCGCGGCGGCCGTTCGGATGTGGTGAGCGACGAGGGCATCGCACGCACGCTCGCACTCATCCCGCACGCCCAGGTCGCCGACGTGGCCGGCGCCGGACACATGGTGGCCGGCGACGACAACCAGGTCTTCGAAACGGCAGTCGTCGAGTTCCTCGACCGCCACGGCCTCTAG
- a CDS encoding SHOCT domain-containing protein, translating to MRRAGRPGLIGLAARTAVVTGTANAMGNRAHSKRLAQEQAAQQAAWQQQQAQQAAFAAQQAPAAAAPSPSPAGGVDLTAELMKLADLRTQGLLTDEEFAAAKAKLLG from the coding sequence ATGCGACGAGCAGGACGGCCCGGACTCATCGGTCTCGCGGCCCGCACCGCGGTGGTGACCGGCACCGCCAACGCCATGGGCAATCGTGCCCACAGCAAGCGCCTCGCCCAGGAGCAGGCCGCGCAGCAGGCCGCGTGGCAGCAGCAACAGGCGCAGCAGGCCGCGTTCGCCGCCCAGCAGGCTCCGGCCGCAGCGGCTCCGTCGCCGTCTCCGGCCGGTGGCGTCGATCTGACCGCGGAACTGATGAAGCTCGCGGATCTGCGTACTCAGGGGCTGCTGACCGACGAGGAGTTCGCGGCGGCCAAAGCCAAGCTCCTGGGCTAG
- a CDS encoding DUF6325 family protein → MTDSVAAPLGPVELMVVSLAPGGPSPELLAALAAQVDAQTVRVLDFVVVHKTESGDVEVTELELDALGGAALELAVPGLTGDEDIALLAETLVAGETSAIVALELVWARELGARLAAEGSEVIAAERIPASVVNEIAALHD, encoded by the coding sequence ATGACCGATTCCGTTGCCGCACCGCTCGGGCCCGTCGAACTGATGGTGGTGTCTCTCGCCCCGGGTGGGCCGTCGCCCGAGCTGCTTGCTGCTCTCGCCGCGCAGGTGGACGCGCAGACCGTCCGGGTGCTCGACTTCGTCGTGGTGCACAAGACCGAATCGGGCGACGTCGAGGTGACCGAACTGGAGCTGGACGCTCTCGGCGGCGCGGCGCTGGAACTGGCGGTGCCGGGCCTGACCGGCGACGAGGACATCGCCCTGCTGGCCGAGACCCTGGTGGCCGGGGAGACTTCCGCGATCGTGGCGCTCGAGCTCGTCTGGGCTCGAGAGCTCGGTGCGCGGCTGGCCGCCGAGGGCAGCGAAGTGATTGCTGCGGAGCGTATCCCGGCCTCCGTGGTCAACGAGATCGCCGCACTCCACGACTGA